TTTACCTCCGTCACTACTCTTAAAAATACCGCTTCCACGCCCGGATGATTCCCTGTAAATGATCCTTGCTGTAAAAGGCTCTCCCGTTCCAACGTAAAAAGTGGAGGGATGGTTTGGATCGTAACAAATTGCACTAACAGAAAGATTTTCCTGAAATCCATCTGCTACATACCACATTGAATTACTGTCAATTATATTGTTATTATACCACAAACCACCAGTAACACTGCCCGCCCAGATTTTTTTACCGCTGCCTTCATTGGGATCTATCATCATAGCCCTTACTCTTCCGCCCATATTTGAGGGTATTTCATTCCATGTCAACTGGCTTCCTGAACGGTAAAAACCGGATGATTTGATTTGTTGTAATGCATTTTCCAGTCTTTCGAGCGGTACACGGTTTAACTCCGGATCGAAAGTCATCAGAAAGTTTTGCCAGGCTGCGGCTGCAGGTTCATCCGCCATTTGTTTTTCATTCCTTATACCAAAATGACTTTCATATTCATCATAAAAAGCACAAAGTTTCCGTTCAAATTTTTCATGAGGGCTTAAAACCATTTCCCCTCCTTCAATAAACAGAAACGATAACAGAATGACAAGGATAAACGCTTTCATAAGTTCAAATAATCAATGAATTCAGGTGATTTTTCAGGCTGTAATTTACATCAAAAACGAGTAAGAAAACGATCTGACTTTCAACTTTTAGCAGTTGAAGCTAATACGACAGCAGACAGGATAAGGCTACCGCCCAGCAAGGTTGACCATGAGGGTATTTCATGCAGCAGAAGGAAAGCAAACAAAATCCCGTAAACAGGCTCCATACTTGCCGCCAGGCTTGCATAGGAGGCTTTAATATGTTTCAGAGAGCGCACAAATAAAGTGTGTGCCAGAGCTGTGAAAATGGTTCCTAATAAGAACAACAGAATAAATGATTTAAAATTCAGACTGAAAGGAATGAAGAATAATAACGGTAAAAGGCTGATACATGCAAAACCATCGAGATACAAAGAAATCAGCCATGGGGAATTTTGCTGAACGAGTTTCCGGTTTCCCAGTGCAATAAAAGAAAAAGACAGTCCTGAGAGGATGCCCCAAAGCACGCCTTTTGTTTCAGTATATGCCAGATTAAATTCAGGTATCATCAGATAAACGCCTGCAATTGCGAGTAATGCAAGAAAAATGAACGTTTTTTTTAACCTTTCCCTAAAAAACAATGGTTCAAAAAGGGAAGTAAACAGTGGGAATGTACTATAGGATAGCAGGGCAATACCGACTGTGGAAAGCTGAACGGCTCTGAAAAAAGAAAACCAGTGAAAAGCCAGTAAAATTCCAAGGATTGCTGACAAGCCATAATCTTTATTTTCATAAAGCTTAAAACTTTTCTTATTAAGACCTAAAGTGAGGGAAAGAGCAGCAGCTGCAAAAAGCACCCTGCCAAATGTAATCACCATTGCCGGAAGGCTCAGCCATTTGCCAAACAGCCCTGCAAAGCCAAATAACATGACTGAAAAATGGAGATTCAGATAGGATAGCTTCCTTTTCATTCATGACAAAGGTCGGGAAATATTGGATTTACTTCCTGATGCAGCGACATTTTGTACCAGGAAATTTATCAGATTTTGTGAATATTCACGCTATCATTTAAGCATGACGTAATATATTTATCCTCTGACCGGGGAAAAAACCAGTTCAGAAAACATCCCGTGTTTATTTTTTCACTACTGCCGTAACTTTTTCTGCAATGTGCAAAGCAGTGGTCAGGGTACTGAGATCCGGATACAATTCTCCGTTTTGACCAGAATAATGTCCATGTCCGATGGGTTTTAACTCATACAAGGCCTGAAGGTTATCAAGATCAATATCAGCTGCATAAATCAGGGATGGTTGGCAAGAGGTTTTGTAATTTTCATCATCCGGATACTTGTTGTTGGTCCAGTATTCATTCCAGTCCCAGGTCTGGTTGATTTCCATCAAAAGGCGAAATTTTGAGGAGGGAAGTTCTCCGGTTTGACTGATGAGAACAAAATCGGCTTTGGGAGTGGCTGAAGTAACTGCATCTGGCATAGGTGTTTTAGCTGTTGGAATATAAAGGCCATCGGCTTCAACAACTCCTCTTTTGTGAGACCAGTAAGGAAGAGCAGCAGGTCTTCTTATCTCTCCCGGCTGCCAGTAGTTCCGGCTCTTGTCTCCATGTTCAAAAACCCCTTTGGCAATTGATTTCGCTACATAAAGAGTGGTAATATATTGTCCATCCATTGTTTCAATCCAAATAGCCATCAGCGGATGATTGTGATATTTGCCTTTCTTAAAATTCAGTTCAATCTGAGGACCTGTCGTATGCAGGGAAGTTGTTATAATTTCAGGCATCATTTCTACCTGCTGATTTTTTTTGGTTCCTGTACAGGTTGATAGCAGGCTGATTATCAGGACAGCAAGCAAGGTGGCAATTATTTTATTTCTCAGGGTTAAAATGCTTTTTTTCATATATGGAGTTTTAAAATTCTACAATGATACCAATAGAAGGCAATACCGTTCCCGAAAATGACCTGATGCTTCGAAGCTGATAGCGTTTGGGGTCATTAGGATCATATAAAATATTGCCATTTTCATCTGTGTTCAGTAAAAATTCCTGTGTTTCAGACTGAAAGTTATACACATTCTGAACGTCAGTATATAAGGTCAGAGACCATTTTTTAAAGAAAAATGATTTGTCGATGCGAATATCAAGTTGATGAAAAGGCTTGAATCTCAAGGAATTAAAGCGGGAGTAGTCGAGATATCCCCTTCCGCTTGCATCCCAGGCGGCAATCAGGCTCGATTTCTCAAGATCATAAGGCGTATAAGGAGTTCCTCCAACAAAGCGCCATTTAAAGCCAACATCCCATCCTTTGCCAAATGTTTTTCTGACAGTGATATTGAGCAGGTGTTTGTTGTCCCAGGCAGATGAGATATATTTTCCATCACCATTCAGAAATTCACTTCTGACAAAGGTATAGGAAAGAATAAAATTAATGCCTTTCCATTCTTTTTCCTGCATCAGCACTTCGAATCCATAAGCTCGTCCTTTGCCTGTAGGAACAACTTCTTCGTCTCCGAAGGTTCCGAAATCACCGCCTTTGCTGGCAATACTGATGGAATCGGTAACCGAAAACGGATAATTGCTGTATAATTTATAAAAACCTTCCACTGTCATCCGTGCAGTTTTTGAAGGACGAAATTCAAATCCAGCGACAAGATGATCAGACCTGATGTATTTAAGCCCATTTTCCTTGTTGACAAGAACATTGTTGTTGTTTCTGTATCCCATGGTGGTGTAGGCAGGGGGTTGAAAATATCTTCCTGTATTGAAATTCAGGGAAATTTTATCAGTTAAAACATAAGATGCTGAAAATCTTGGAGAAAACTGATTCAGCAAATTCGACATCTGTGGGGTAAAGCTGTTGGCATCCATTCTCACACCGAGCGAAAGCGACAGCCTTTCATCCAGATAAGAGTTAGTGATTTGTCCAAAAACATTCCATTTGAACAGGTCGAATGCCGAGTAATATTTTAATGTAAGTAAGCTATCAAAAGCAAACACTTTCCGGGAAGTTTCATTGTTATAGCGGGCAAATTCAATACCTGCCCCAAATTTTATTTTATAGGATTTCAGGCTTGAGGTGTTTTCATACCTGAACTTATTTTCCATTTCCTGAGATTTGTAGTTCAGCAAAAGATTTTCTGCTTTTGATTCATCATTGTTGAAATATTTGTAGGAGACATTATTTAGCATGTTTCGGCTGATGATAAAATTTTCAAAGGATTTTTCTCTGAAATGCTTAAAATTGGCGCCAATGGTATAGCTCCATTGTTTATTAACGGGCAGGTAGCCCAATATATAACGTTGGAACTCATTCGGGTTTTTCAGTCCGGTATTGAGGGTTGAAACGTCCAAAGCTCCTAAGCTAAGAATGGTTACTTCCGTTTTGTTGCTGATTTTTGATTTGACTTTCAGCTGATAATCATTATAGGTTGGCAAAAATGGAAGTCCGATAGCATCGAAAAGGAATTGAAGGTATGACCTGCGTACGGAAGCAATAAAGGTGGTATTATCTGACAGGGGACCGTTGGCTGTCAGTGCAAGGTCGGTTGCTCCGACTGATCCTTTAAAAGAGAGTTTTTCAGAATTTCCGTCAATTTGTTTCATGTCGAGTACAGAACTCATGGCATTTCCATATACAGCAGGAAAAGCGCCTGTATATAAATCCACTTCCCTGATAAAATCAACGTTTATTATCCCTGTTGCACCGCCTGAAGCACCCTGAGTGGCAAAGTGATTAATATTCGGTATTTCAATACCATCCAGATAGAACCTGTTTTCACTGCTTCCTCCTCCCCTGACGATGAGATCATTTCGGTTTGCCGGTGTTGAAGCTACTCCCGGAAAAGATTGAATAACTTTTGAAATATCGCGGTTGCCTCCCGGACTTTTTTCTATCTCGCTGATGCTCAACGTACGAAGACTTACCGGACTTTCTTTTTTTATTTTAAATGGGGTAGCCTCGATTTTAATTTCCTCTGTCTCAATAACTGTTTGCTGCATGGGAATATCAATGACCGAGGTTTTGGCACTGCTGACCTGAATTTCTTCTGTGATTACCATTTTATAACCGACTGAAGAAACCGCCAGCCTGATAAAACCAGGATTTACACCGGTAAATATAAATTTTCCGTCAAGGTCGGAGGTAGATCCGATATTGGTTCCATAAATGACAATATTGGCAAAAGGTAAGGGCTCATTATTTTTTTCATCATAAATTCTGCCCTGAATTTTTCCGGTCTGGGCAAAGGTGTTGATGATTGATAAAATCAACAGAATAATTGTAAAAACAGTTTTGTTCATTTTTCAGGCTTTCCTGTAAAACAAGTTAGAAGAATTTTTGTTCAGATGTAATTAATTATTTTGGTTTTGCAGGTGGCTTTTTCTCATCATACACATTGACCGATTCTTTTTGTCCCTGCTCGTTGTACTTAACAAGTTTTATAATATTACCTCCTGAATAGGTTCTCTCTGCCTTGATTACTCCGTTTTCATACCACTCATAGGCAAGACCTTCAATTTTTCCAAACTTGTAATTTTCTTCAACACGTTTACCTCCGGTAGGGTAATATTCCGTTCGCTTCATCAGCGTATTGTTTTCGTAGTATTTTTCTTCCTTAACCTGTTTATTGATAAACCACTGATATTCAATTTTTACGGTTTTATCAACCAGATATTCCTCCTGATAGATTTTCAGCCCGAGTTGATCATATTTGATAAGCCTGACCAATCGGTTGTCTTCATAGTGTTTTTCGAATTCCGTTTTTCCATTCTCGTACCAGGTATATTCAATACCGATAATGGAATCGTTTGAATAGGTAATCTGGGATCTTTTATTGCCGTTGGCATACCACTCCGTAAAAGTTCCGTGTTTTTTCCCATCTTTGAAGTATTGAGCCATTTTTGGCTTTCCGTCTTCATACCACTGCTTCCATGAAACGACTTTATTGTTATTGTATATTTTTTCTTCTTTTTTCTGACGGCTGTTGGGATATTTGACAGTCTCAACCCGGTTTGGACGGGGTTGCTGGGCAAAAACCATCTGGCTGATCAGTAGAAATAAAGTCAGTATTTTAAGGTTTTTATTCATTTTCAGGGCAAAGATAAGCTTATTTACGATTTCTGCTGTATTTTCTCCAAAATGTGTTTTCTTGCTTCATGCATGGCTCTCTGAATACCTTCAGGGTTTTTGCCCCCTGCACTTGCAAAAAATGGCTGACCTCCGCCTCCACCCTGTATTTCTTTGCTGATGGATTTTATCAGCTCAACAGCATTTAGTCCTTTTTCTTCAATCAGTTCAGCGCTCAGCATCACCCACAGATTGGCCTTTCCTGCTGTCTGTGAACCAATTACCACCACTGATGGCTTAAGCTTTTTATTGATTGCAAAAACAAGATCTTTTATCAATGAAGTATTTTCAATATCAATCTGCTTGACAATCAGATAAATATGATTAATTTTCTCGGCTTTTTCCATTAAACTCTCAGCAAGATGATTCATTTTTTCCTGCTGTAAACCTTCATTTTCTTTTTTCAGGCTTTTGTTTTCATCCAAAAGTCTTTCAATAGCAAATTGAATTTCTTCTGATGGTGTGTGAAGAATTTCGGCAGCATTTTTCAACGCAATCTCCTGATTTTGAATATATTTCAAGGCATTGAGCCCGGTTACGGCTTCTACTCTCCGGATTCCTGCCGCAATGGCACTTTCGGAAACAACTTTAAAAAAACCAATTTCTCCTGTGTTTTTCACGTGTGTACCTCCGCAGAGTTCAACAGATTGACCAAACTGTATCATTCTGACTTTATCTCCGTATTTTTCACCAAACAAGGCTATCGCACCTCTTTCAATTGCTTTTTGGTAGTCAATCTGACGTTCCTCCGAAAGGGAAAGGTTTTCCATGATTCTTTCGTTGACAAACTGCTCTATTTCAAAGATTTCCTGTTGACTTACCTTAGTAAAATGTGAGAAGTCAAAGCGTGTTCTTTCATGATCAACATAGGAGCCTTTTTGTTCAACATGAGGGCCTAATACCTTACGCAAAGCCTGATGCAACAGATGAGTGGCAGAGTGATTTTTCATGGTTGCCCTTCTGTCCGATTCATTGACTTTTGCCCTGAACACGGATTGAAGCCGTTCAGGAAGTTTTTTTGCCAGATGAACGATTAAATCGTTTTCTTTTTGAGTATCAATAATTTCTATAACTTCATGATCATCAACAATTTGCCCCCTGTCACCCACCTGTCCACCGCTTTCAGCATAAAATGGGGTTTTATCAAATACCAGCTGAAATATTTCTTCATTTTTGACTTTAATCTTTCTGTACCTGTTGATTTTCACATCACATTCAAGTTCATCATATCCCACAAATACCGTTTCACTATCTTCCTTAGAAACCATCTGCCAGTCGTCACGTTCGATAATACCTGCCTGCTTCGACCTTTGTTTTTGTTTGTCAAGTTCCTGCTGAAATTCTTCAAGATCAACATCCAGATTTTTCTCCTTTAAAATCAATTGAGTGAGGTCAACAGGGAATCCATAGGTATCATAAAGAATAAAGGCCGTCTTTCCATCGAGTTGTTTTTTCCCGGAGGAAATAACATTTGAGGTGGCCTGATTCAGCATTTTAATCCCAGTATCGAGTGTACGAAGGAAGTTTTCTTCTTCTTCCCTGATTACTTTTGAAATAAACTCCTGCTGGGTCTTTAATTCCGGAAACTGATTTCCAAGTACATCCGACAAGGTGGGTAAAAGTTTGTATATAAAAGACTCTTTTTGATTCAGATAAGAAAAACCATAGCGGATAGCACGTCTGAGAATACGTCTGATAACATAGCCGGCCTTGTTGTTGGAAGGAAGCTGGCCGTCAGCAATGGCAAAAGCGACTGCCCGGAGATGGTCGGCAACCACACGCATGGCCACATCGCTCAAACCACCCATGCCATAACGAAGACCTGTTATTTCTGTAATTTCCCTGATGACCGGCTGGAAAATATCTGTATCATAATTTGATTTTTTCCCTTGTAAGACCATGCAGAGTCTTTCAAAACCCATTCCCGTATCCACATGTTTTTCAGGAAGTTGAATAAGAGTTTTATCCGACTGTCTGTTAAACTGAATAAAAACGAGGTTCCATATTTCAATCACTTCAGGATTCCCGGTATTGACAAGTTTTTCTCCGGGTATTTCCCTGCGTTGTTCATCATTTCTCAGGTCAATGTGGATTTCAGAGCAAGGTCCGCAAGGGCCTGTTTCACCCATTTCCCAGAAATTATCTTTTTTTGAACCAGCCAGTATTCTGTTTTCAGGCAGTATTTTTTTCCAGAATTCGTATGATTCCTTATCGGGATCGAGGTTTTCGCTTTCGTCTCCACCAAAATAAGTGGCATACAGCCTGTTTTCATCAATACCATATACATCGTGGAGAAGCTCCCATGCCCATTCGATGGCTTCTTTTTTAAAATAATCGCCAAAACTCCAGTTGCCAAGCATTTCGAACATGGTATGATGATAGGTATCGTGCCCCACTTCCTCAAGATCATTGTGTTTACCGGATACCCGCAGACATTTTTGTGTATTGGCAATTCGCTTGTTTTCTGCTGTCTTGTTTCCTAAAAAATAATCCTTGAATTGATTCATGCCTGCATTGGTAAACATCAGGGTCGGATCATTTTTAACAACTATAGGGGCAGATGCAACAATTTTATGATTTTTTGACTGGAAAAATTCAAAGAATTTCTGACGGATTTCCTGGCTTTTCATTTTTAAGAGAATTATTAAATAAACTGCAAAGGTCTGAAATTTCCGGCAGACCTCAAACAGGAAACATGAGCAATAGGACGAAGCCTGATTACTTTATCTCCAGCAATAAACCGAGATTGATTCCGGTGCTGTTGTAAGGGAATGTATGGTGCAGTGGCTCTTGTCCGCTTGGGTACGGATAATCGATTTTATCATAAAACTTCACCACTGTTCCATCTGATTCTTTACGGCTACGTGGAAACCAAACCAATGAAGCATGATAAATTTCACCAAAAATGCTGACGGGCTCTAACACTTTAATCCTTATTCCCAAGCTGCCGTTATATCCAAAAGGTATTCCTCCCCTGAAATGCTTGACATCCGTACCACCGACTGTTAATTTCATCAGAGGCAAACCTGTCAGAAAGCCTGCTTTCAGATAAGGGTTCACCTTTTTTTCATTATTCATTATGAAAATCATGGAAGGACTTACCGAGATAAGTGATCCCCTGAATTCTTTTGTTAACATGCCCGGAACAGTAACTTTCTGCCCCGTACTGTATCCCAGCAAGGCTTCAAAACCAATATGGCTTTTGGTAAAATAGCCAAGGGCTGCAGAAATATTGATGCCTCCACCAAAGCTCCCATAGATGTTTTCATCGTAGGTAGTAGCGTAATACACCCCGATTATTTGTTTTTGGGTGGGAAGCCCATACCCTGCCTGACCTTTTATAAAGAATGACTGGCTTTTTATCTGTGCTGAATATAATAATATTATTACAACAGCGCCAAGTTTAATAACTGTTTTCATGTATTTTTTTCTGCAATATTAAGAATAATTAATCACAAGTATTTATGTTTTCTGGCACAAAATTATCTTTGTAAGCTACCCTAAATTAAGCATACCATGGGAATCACTGAGTTTATTGCCACCTATGTAACTGATTTTATCGATAAGACGGGTTATATTACCATATTAATCGGAATGACAATGGAAAGTATGGTTTTCCCGGTTCCAAGCGAGGCAGTCATGCCATTTGCCGGTTTTCTGATCGCTGAAGGCCGTTTTACTTTTGCCGGTGTTATTGGATTCAGCACTTTGGGGAGCCTGATAGGCTCTTATTTATCTTACCTGATCGGCAGATATGGCGGAGAGCCTTTTATCAATAAATTTGGGAAATATCTTCTGCTTGACCACGAAGAGCTGGAAATTACCAATAAGTTTTTCAGCCGTTACGGCCAGCTGACTGTATTTATCAGCAGGTTTATCCCTGTGGTGCGACATCTGATTTCGATACCAGCAGGGATTGCCAAAATGAATCTTTTCAGGTTTATGTTGCTGACCCTGATTGGCGCAGGAATGTGGAATGCCTTTCTGGCCTGGTGTGGATATTATCTTCGCCAACGCTGGCATCTGGTCATGGAATACAGCCATGTGGTGGATATTGTCGTTTTGGTTATTTTGGTTCTGCTGTTTTTAATGTTTGTCTATCGCCAATACCGGAAATATACAAAAAGGAGACTGTTGGCAAAATAATAGATTTTCGAGCAGAAGATCAACCATTCCTCGCTAAAAAGAATTGTCATAGATAATTCAGAATCACATATTCAGGCAAGAAAAAGCACAGAAGAAAAATATCCTGATTATTTAATCCGGTTTATTTCACCCAAAAGGATTATTTTGTCAAATGATGAAAAGCAGCAGGAAGGATAAAATCAAGTGGGGCGTACTGGGCTCGAACCAGTGACCTCTTGCCTGTCAAGCAAGCGCTCTGAACCAACTGAGCTAACGTCCCAAAGCCTTTATTTTGGCACTGCAAAATTATACTTTTTCAAAAGATATTTTTCTGATACCGTTAAAATTTTTACGCTCATTCTAATGTTTTCAACCGGCCTGTCGTTTTGACCCTTTGGCTGGTCGGCAATTTTTTCTGCCACCTCCATTCCGGATATAACCTTTCCAAACACGGTATAGCCACCATTTAAGTGGGGTGTACCATTTTTGTTGATGACGATATAAAACTGCGACCCGCTCGACCTGCGTTCTGGATTGATGTTGTCGCCTTCGCGGGCAGCTCCCACAGCCCCGTATTCATGTTTCAATTGTGGACGAATTTCAGCAGGTATAGTATAATCAGGGCCTCCTTGCCCGTCATTCAACGGATCGTTGTCTTTCGAATTGGGATCGCCTCCCTGAATCACAAAGTTTTTTATTACCCTGTGAAAAGTTGTCGAATCAAAATATCCCTCACGGGCAAGTTTGATAAAATTTTCCTTGTGCTGAGGGGTTTCCTGATAGAGCCAGATTAATATTTTTCCAAACCTTGTTGAAATTTCAGCTATCTCATGTTTCTTTGATGGCTGCTGAGCTACACATGAAAAACCAAATAACAAAAACAAATAAATAGCCGTATTTTTCATCATTTTCAGGCCTTTTTCTGTCCCTGAGCTTCCCTCAAAATTGTCTGCTCTTTTTTGCTAAACTCAATCAGAATAGGCGTTGAAACAAAAATGGAAGAATAAGTTCCAACAATAATACCTATCAATAAGGCAAATGAAAACCCGCGGATGACCTCACCACCAAACAGGAATAATACGATAACCACCAAAAGAGTAGTACCTGCGGTTAGTAAGGTACGGCTAAGTGTTTCATTGATGGCCAGATTAATAGTTTCAAAGTAAGGCCTTTGTTTCAAAAGCCCAAGTTTTTCCCTGATCCTGTCGAACACCACCACCGTATCGTTTATGGAATAACCAATAATAGTCAGCAGGGCTGCGATGAATGCCTGATCAATTTCGAGGCTGAAAGGTAAAATATCTTTGAAAAGA
The genomic region above belongs to Sphingobacteriales bacterium and contains:
- a CDS encoding peptidylprolyl isomerase; protein product: MKNTAIYLFLLFGFSCVAQQPSKKHEIAEISTRFGKILIWLYQETPQHKENFIKLAREGYFDSTTFHRVIKNFVIQGGDPNSKDNDPLNDGQGGPDYTIPAEIRPQLKHEYGAVGAAREGDNINPERRSSGSQFYIVINKNGTPHLNGGYTVFGKVISGMEVAEKIADQPKGQNDRPVENIRMSVKILTVSEKYLLKKYNFAVPK
- a CDS encoding DedA family protein, producing the protein MGITEFIATYVTDFIDKTGYITILIGMTMESMVFPVPSEAVMPFAGFLIAEGRFTFAGVIGFSTLGSLIGSYLSYLIGRYGGEPFINKFGKYLLLDHEELEITNKFFSRYGQLTVFISRFIPVVRHLISIPAGIAKMNLFRFMLLTLIGAGMWNAFLAWCGYYLRQRWHLVMEYSHVVDIVVLVILVLLFLMFVYRQYRKYTKRRLLAK
- a CDS encoding TonB-dependent receptor, which produces MNKTVFTIILLILSIINTFAQTGKIQGRIYDEKNNEPLPFANIVIYGTNIGSTSDLDGKFIFTGVNPGFIRLAVSSVGYKMVITEEIQVSSAKTSVIDIPMQQTVIETEEIKIEATPFKIKKESPVSLRTLSISEIEKSPGGNRDISKVIQSFPGVASTPANRNDLIVRGGGSSENRFYLDGIEIPNINHFATQGASGGATGIINVDFIREVDLYTGAFPAVYGNAMSSVLDMKQIDGNSEKLSFKGSVGATDLALTANGPLSDNTTFIASVRRSYLQFLFDAIGLPFLPTYNDYQLKVKSKISNKTEVTILSLGALDVSTLNTGLKNPNEFQRYILGYLPVNKQWSYTIGANFKHFREKSFENFIISRNMLNNVSYKYFNNDESKAENLLLNYKSQEMENKFRYENTSSLKSYKIKFGAGIEFARYNNETSRKVFAFDSLLTLKYYSAFDLFKWNVFGQITNSYLDERLSLSLGVRMDANSFTPQMSNLLNQFSPRFSASYVLTDKISLNFNTGRYFQPPAYTTMGYRNNNNVLVNKENGLKYIRSDHLVAGFEFRPSKTARMTVEGFYKLYSNYPFSVTDSISIASKGGDFGTFGDEEVVPTGKGRAYGFEVLMQEKEWKGINFILSYTFVRSEFLNGDGKYISSAWDNKHLLNITVRKTFGKGWDVGFKWRFVGGTPYTPYDLEKSSLIAAWDASGRGYLDYSRFNSLRFKPFHQLDIRIDKSFFFKKWSLTLYTDVQNVYNFQSETQEFLLNTDENGNILYDPNDPKRYQLRSIRSFSGTVLPSIGIIVEF
- a CDS encoding porin family protein, translating into MKTVIKLGAVVIILLYSAQIKSQSFFIKGQAGYGLPTQKQIIGVYYATTYDENIYGSFGGGINISAALGYFTKSHIGFEALLGYSTGQKVTVPGMLTKEFRGSLISVSPSMIFIMNNEKKVNPYLKAGFLTGLPLMKLTVGGTDVKHFRGGIPFGYNGSLGIRIKVLEPVSIFGEIYHASLVWFPRSRKESDGTVVKFYDKIDYPYPSGQEPLHHTFPYNSTGINLGLLLEIK
- the secF gene encoding protein translocase subunit SecF translates to AVWSIVISLFIIFLYIFVRFRTWQYALAATLTPFHDVLFILGIFSLFKDILPFSLEIDQAFIAALLTIIGYSINDTVVVFDRIREKLGLLKQRPYFETINLAINETLSRTLLTAGTTLLVVIVLFLFGGEVIRGFSFALLIGIIVGTYSSIFVSTPILIEFSKKEQTILREAQGQKKA
- a CDS encoding EamA family transporter yields the protein MKRKLSYLNLHFSVMLFGFAGLFGKWLSLPAMVITFGRVLFAAAALSLTLGLNKKSFKLYENKDYGLSAILGILLAFHWFSFFRAVQLSTVGIALLSYSTFPLFTSLFEPLFFRERLKKTFIFLALLAIAGVYLMIPEFNLAYTETKGVLWGILSGLSFSFIALGNRKLVQQNSPWLISLYLDGFACISLLPLLFFIPFSLNFKSFILLFLLGTIFTALAHTLFVRSLKHIKASYASLAASMEPVYGILFAFLLLHEIPSWSTLLGGSLILSAVVLASTAKS
- the alaS gene encoding alanine--tRNA ligase — encoded protein: MKSQEIRQKFFEFFQSKNHKIVASAPIVVKNDPTLMFTNAGMNQFKDYFLGNKTAENKRIANTQKCLRVSGKHNDLEEVGHDTYHHTMFEMLGNWSFGDYFKKEAIEWAWELLHDVYGIDENRLYATYFGGDESENLDPDKESYEFWKKILPENRILAGSKKDNFWEMGETGPCGPCSEIHIDLRNDEQRREIPGEKLVNTGNPEVIEIWNLVFIQFNRQSDKTLIQLPEKHVDTGMGFERLCMVLQGKKSNYDTDIFQPVIREITEITGLRYGMGGLSDVAMRVVADHLRAVAFAIADGQLPSNNKAGYVIRRILRRAIRYGFSYLNQKESFIYKLLPTLSDVLGNQFPELKTQQEFISKVIREEEENFLRTLDTGIKMLNQATSNVISSGKKQLDGKTAFILYDTYGFPVDLTQLILKEKNLDVDLEEFQQELDKQKQRSKQAGIIERDDWQMVSKEDSETVFVGYDELECDVKINRYRKIKVKNEEIFQLVFDKTPFYAESGGQVGDRGQIVDDHEVIEIIDTQKENDLIVHLAKKLPERLQSVFRAKVNESDRRATMKNHSATHLLHQALRKVLGPHVEQKGSYVDHERTRFDFSHFTKVSQQEIFEIEQFVNERIMENLSLSEERQIDYQKAIERGAIALFGEKYGDKVRMIQFGQSVELCGGTHVKNTGEIGFFKVVSESAIAAGIRRVEAVTGLNALKYIQNQEIALKNAAEILHTPSEEIQFAIERLLDENKSLKKENEGLQQEKMNHLAESLMEKAEKINHIYLIVKQIDIENTSLIKDLVFAINKKLKPSVVVIGSQTAGKANLWVMLSAELIEEKGLNAVELIKSISKEIQGGGGGQPFFASAGGKNPEGIQRAMHEARKHILEKIQQKS